A single genomic interval of Pyrus communis chromosome 7, drPyrComm1.1, whole genome shotgun sequence harbors:
- the LOC137739715 gene encoding uncharacterized protein, whose protein sequence is MASTSQRSLLLIALITLSLFAISATASRPCKTLFVSSYSFSLRRLPSSSSSSGFVTVVTEIGQLRPVHIHPARSEDVFVPHHHHDSEKRTQTAPLFPFIGTASSSSSYDLSSLRDRTKDILSVVVSLLFGVGCGALTAATMYLAWSVFISRHDDSGSSSFDDDFKDFSPKKVGYVKIPEVTADSVSPPPSTVKEAAAAAV, encoded by the coding sequence ATGGCGTCAACGAGTCAACGATCCCTCCTCCTCATCGCCCTcatcaccctctccctcttcgCCATCTCCGCCACCGCATCAAGGCCCTGCAAAACCCTCTTCGTTTCCTCCTACTCCTTCTCCCTCCGCCGTCtcccctcctcctcttcctcctccggCTTCGTCACCGTCGTCACCGAAATCGGCCAGCTCCGCCCTGTACACATCCACCCTGCCCGCTCAGAAGACGTCTTCGTCCCACACCACCACCACGACAGCGAGAAGCGGACTCAGACAGCACCGCTCTTTCCCTTCATCGGAACGGCTTCTTCGTCGTCGTCCTACGACCTCAGCTCCCTGCGCGATCGCACCAAGGACATCCTTAGCGTCGTCGTTTCGCTGCTTTTCGGCGTTGGCTGCGGCGCGCTCACCGCCGCCACTATGTACCTGGCTTGGTCCGTCTTCATCAGTCGCCACGACGACAGCGGCTCCAGCTCTTTCGATGACGATTTCAAAGACTTCAGCCCGAAGAAGGTGGGTTATGTCAAGATTCCGGAGGTGACCGCTGACTCCGTTTCCCCACCACCGTCTACGGTCAAGGAAGCCGCCGCCGCCGCAGTGTGA
- the LOC137740079 gene encoding uncharacterized protein yields the protein MPSSRTPLLPTTKVNEGTRYRATTATMAKRVSSRNSNEAALTGGVKSVFRFFRFAEFEILFVLFFVIAFIIFKDLTSRPEYSQILVKKPGGGSIWPY from the exons ATGCCATCCTCGCGAACCCCTTTACTACCAACTACCAAGGTAAACGAAGGCACACGATACAGAGCCACCACTGCAACGATGGCGAAACGAGTCAGCAGCCGGAATTCGAACGAGGCCGCATTGACTGGGGGCGTCAAGTCGGTCTTTCGGTTCTTTCGATTCGCCGAGTTCGAAATCCTCTTTGTTCTTTTCTTCGTAATCGCTTTCATCATTTTCAAAGATCTC ACATCGAGGCCGGAATACAGTCAGATTCTCGTGAAAAAGCCAGGCGGCGGTAGTATTTGGCCTTACTAG
- the LOC137740078 gene encoding protein LEAD-SENSITIVE 1-like, producing MGVLSNKIERDLLKPGDHIYSWRHAYLYSHHGIYVGEGKVIHFTRGAGQETGTGTVLDRFLLSSSPSHSSDNPCPNCGDQSTLDGVISSCIDCFLSGGDLYLFEYGVNPVFFIAKARGGTCTLARSDPPEDVLHRASFLLQNGFGSYDIFKNNCEDFAIYCKTGLLVFTSISVGRSGQTASIVAAATAVVSSPLRFLTTSFTGLGVVGCGMYCISRFVSDIGIRRDVKKVPVERLITPCALDESVVATELLKKE from the exons ATGGGAGTGCTGTCGAACAAGATTGAGAGGGATCTTCTGAAACCTGGAGATCACATCTATTCATGGCGCCACGCGTACCTCTATTCCCACCACG GGATATACGTTGGTGAAGGAAAGGTTATTCACTTCACTCGAGGAGCTGGCCAGGAAACTGGCACCGGAACTGTGTTAGATCGCTTCCTTCTAAGCAGCTCTCCATCCCATTCTTCGGACAATCCCTGCCCAAACTGCGGAGACCAATCGACACTTGATGGTGTCATCTCTTCTTGCATAGATTGTTTTCTATCAGGCGGTGATCTTTACCTCTTTGAATATGGTGTCAATCCAGTTTTCTTTATTGCCAAAGCTAGAGGGGGTACCTGTACCCTTGCCCGGTCTGACCCACCCGAAGATGTCCTTCATCGCGCTTCTTTCCTTCTGCAGAATGGTTTTGGTAGTTATGACATTTTCAAAAACAACTGTGAAGACTTTGCTATATATTGCAAAACAGGTTTGCTCGTGTTCACAAGCATTAGTGTGGGCAGGAGTGGACAGACAGCCTCCATTGTAGCTGCCGCAACAGCTGTTGTTTCTTCACCGCTTCGCTTTTTGACTACCAGTTTTACTGGTCTGGGTGTTGTAGGCTGTGGCATGTATTGCATTAGTAGATTTGTTTCTGATATCGGAATACGCCGAGATGTTAAGAAAGTACCGGTGGAGAGACTGATTACCCCCTGTGCCCTAGATGAGTCAGTGGTTGCAACTGAATTGCTCAAGAAAGAATAA